DNA sequence from the Perca flavescens isolate YP-PL-M2 chromosome 3, PFLA_1.0, whole genome shotgun sequence genome:
GTTCGGGCAGCCAGCCTCGAGATACATTCACAAATTTGGACAGAGACCAAGGAATCACCTCTACAAAACCTGAAAAGGACACATTGGAAGAGACATGTTAGCAGCTAAGAGGTTTTAGTGTAGCATTCTGGAAATTACTTGACTTTTGTATAGTATATGCTTCAatccttaaaggacaaatccggctcAAAAataaacctaggggttaataacatatgtgtaccgagtcgaccgttctctgggatatgttttcatgctaactgaatgtgaccagttttatcgcaaactgctaattagctaattataacgctagtcgtcggggcacgggtaaagtaaaaagaaatcactatttctataccactaacaaggctcaaaatagcactacacttccacggtagcataatgagggtccctacatgtaaaccgaagcattgagaactttgtaagtgtacagacagtttattaaaaagatagattatataTAGACAGTAGTGTTTACGTATAcaagcaggcgccatcttgagaaaacagtcatgaccagtcaaacgatgaacgccgtgcaaccagtaaccagtaacacaGGGCCGGTTCGGTTCTAGCCCTTTGGCTGCCCTAGGCGAGATTGAGTTTTGCGCCCCTCTAGGTATGGCgaagggtatgtggtgatgggggggctattttaattccaaaggccaagggaactttatcagcaTGCATAGTATCCTGTATCTActaaataactggcctttaaaaataaaaatctgcctgcctctatgggaatttaacataggggtgtactcacttttgttgtttttagacattaatggctgtgtgttgagttattttgaggggacaacacatttacactgttatacaagctgtacacttaatactttacattttagcaacgtgtaatttcttcagtgttgtcccattaaaagatataatgaaatatttactaaaatgtgaggggtgtacgcACTGGTATTGAATTGGTACTCTGCATCATcggcaagttcaggtatcagaattggtatcgggaaggAAAAAATGGTATTAGAACATATTCACAAGCTGTGATAAACCCACATTGTCCACACATAGTATATCCAGTTTATGGGCAAAGATTTCTGGACAGTGTCGTGCTGCCGGGGCTTACATGTTCTTAAAAGTCATGTTGATATTGGGATCAGTGTCTTACGACTGGAAACAAGGGTTCTTTATAGTGAAAAGGTCTGACCACTGACACACTGATGTTATGGACCAGGAACGCAGGGCATTGAACTTTGGAACAGATTTTTATTCTCTTCCTGGGGAGCTAACCGAAGAAATCAATGCAGGAAAAAGGGGCGTTTGGCTGCTGTGTTCACAATGCTCACACAATGACAGCAAAAGGGAAAGTGGTTGGATAAAATACCCTGACTTCTGTTGCCGGTGCTGGGATAAGAGACACAATTGTGCACATCCAAAAAAATACTCCACCTTTGTTTGTGTAGTAGTCCAGTATGCTCTGCGTTTCAGGGCTGCTGCTTGTCTTATAGACGACCACTCGGTTCACCCCGAGTAACTTCAGTATTTCCAAACTCTGGACCAGCTATAACACAACACAgatatgtataaatatacacactcCATGGACACGTAGGCACTAAAGTACAAGATAGTCTTTGTTTCTGAATTAATTAAAGGCATATAGTAGAAAGAGAAGCATTGACTAACTGTAAGCATTGGACTGACTGTAACTAAATCAAATGCCTGTCTGGGTCTGGATGCTTTaagtcttttttcttcttttaataaagtaaaacatgtttgaaaataaCTGTTAAAATGAGTGTTATGTAACGCTACCTGAAGCACATTGGTGAAATCAAACATGGTGGAGATGCAGACGGTGAAGTTGTAAGGAAAGGAGTCACTCGGCGCCTTCCGGTTCTTCACCTCTAAAAACGTGTTGGCGATGAGTGTATCTAAGTGTccacagaaaagaaaaataacgcTTTAACACATTTCGACAATCATGTTTCTTTACTTTACTCTTaaagtacagtatgttaaaatagaagtttaaaaaacaccagAATACAGTCATCAACAGAAGATACCAAATGTCTGTAGAAATATACTTATAATGTTTTCAATTACTTGTTGTAAAGTaaaaaggttttatttattgtataaggattgatattgttttaaagacataatttttttttgatcCACTATCCATGTTCTATCCATATTATGTCTTAGTGTGCATTAGTCTCTAAATCCacctttttgacgtttttgtttgCGGTTTATCAATCATTGCTCAGCACTTTGAATTTaactttgttattttttaaaggtgTTATATCAAGCTTGATAAActgaagaattaaaaaaaatatgattcaaTACTTAAATCATTAAAAATTCGACCTTATGATGGTGCtaaatgaaaagtcagaggattaTAATCAGTGTCAagtaatccatccaatagtcaAGATATTTctttcaaaaccacaaatgtggaCCTCATGGTGGAGGTAGAAGAAATGTCAGAGATCTTCATGATACGTCGTCTGGGCACCACGACAATTTGGTGCCAATCCATCTGGTAGATGttgagatttttctttttaaatgaaaactttgacctgctgAGGAAAAGTCAGAGTTTCATCGATCTCAACTGAAAAATGTCTAGAAGAGGGAAAACCGGAGGTAAACTCGGCTGAGTTTATCCGCCAAGCCTCCTTCCTCTGTCCGATATTGTTTGAGCGCTCCTAAAAATGGCAGCTTACTCCGAAAAGTTTGGTTCACACTGGGCAAGATTGAAGTTTGGAGGAGAAGGGCCTGCGCCCAACAGAGATTTTGTGGCTGAACAATTATTGTTTCAGTCGTCATGTgtgggaaaataaaaacaccaattATAAATCAAGAGTCAACATTGTTAAAACTTTCATCTTATCCAAACTCCTGTTTTTAGCCAATATCTTTCCTCCATCTCACAAAATGatattgaaattaaataaacagtgTGTAAATTTGGTCTGGGACACAACTAGGGAGgtaacaaaaagagaaataatgTATAAAAGTAAAGAATATGGGGGGCTAGGGGCAATAGATATGAGAATTAAATTGTACATAGCctttattaaaaacatgtcaGCAGCCATCTCGAGGAATGCTCTCTGGGTCGGTGATCGCTCCAAGtggaggaaaaggagagggagagccaGACAAGGTCCAGAGTACAACCTTATCTACGGTGATTTTATGTATGAATATGTAAATCTTAAAATTGACTGGAATGGCCTCCCAAGTAAAATGATTTTTTAAAAAATTAATGATTATAAATATGGTGGATATATTAATTATAAATATCTAACACACAACGAAGGAACCCAGTTCCTGaaatttttaaaaaataagaacCTCTCGGATAGCATTCGCGATATGAGATGGCTGATGTCGGTGAATAGACTCGCTGTTAGAGCCGTAGTTTCATGGAGTtgttatgtaaaaacaaaaaagtgtccCATGATTAACTGCGACGAAGACGAGACCCAACAGCATCTATTGATGGATTGCTACAGGGCAAAAGAAGTCTGGGACAAATTAAAAGTGTATGGTGTTAATTTTGTACTTTCATATAAATCTGTCATGTTCTGTATTGTTGTTGAGACTCTAccagagaaacaaaaagaacTTTTACAAATAATCATATGTATTGTATGCATCAAGTTGTGGAAAACCAGATGCTGTATGGTTATTCAACAAACAATCATAAATAGTGACGATGTGTGCAAACAAGTGCTTGCTGAGCTCAGGAGAAGAAAAGCTCTGGACAGAAAACGGCTCCTTCCATGGGACACTTTTAACCTGTGAACTGCAGCACTTTATAAAAAGACTCTATATGCACTTTATAAAAAGACTCTATATGCACtttataaaaaagacttcagcaCTTTATAAATATCTATGCACTTTATGAGAGGCTCTAGGCACTTTACATTTTAGCTTGGTTTGCacattttgtattatatttctTGTAATTCTTGTATGGTTTATATTTGttaggtagcctactgtatgtttaaatgtataaattgtaatttgtaaaaacttaataaagctctataaaaaaaaaaaaaaaaaagaagaaaagtcagaggatcaccagagccaaacattcattcattatctGGGCACCATTGATATCTTAGTCTCGACCAATGTGGGTGACCAACAGACCGACGTTGCCATCCCTTGAGCCCCAGCACTAAAAAACCCTTCTCAATCCCAACTTGGAAATATTGACACTTGGTCAGTATCAGATACCGAcccaaaaatcaccctttagcgtctgtatggaactcaccgggcagagcagcagcgtgtagtatgaaagaccaaaaATTTGCGTAAGGagattggtcggggtggtgaatgggtcaaacaacacaggactttcacccgggagatcGGGGTTCGTGTCCCCTTCTTGTTTTGCATGTCACTGAAGcgtacattttataaccccacccaccatatTTTCCTGTTAAACataccttttttaaatgacGCCCTatggtcccgacccagagcgtcaaaaagtaaCGTCAAACGCATATCAGTTAAATTCCCCCTGCGTCTGACTGAGACGATAAAGGAGACTTCTTGTGTCGGTAACAAACGCCGAAGgtacctgaccaagcgtcgctttTTGGCGCACTGGGCGTGAGAATGGGTTGAAAAACCTGATGCACAGAACCTTACAGTACCTTTGGAGAAAGCTGCATCAGAGGTCACAGCGATATGAGATGGGGTCTCACAGCCTGAGGGGAGAGGACACATGATGTCTGCTGTCCCGTACGCAAAGTCAAAGTGATCCTTGTGGATGTTGATGACACCAGAAGAGTTGTGTCGTTTCTCCTGACAACGGAGGATGCAGCGATAGGCAACCTTCTCGCTCCTCAGCACCACGGCAATGACACGAACCTGACACCACAAGACAAGAATCGGGATGTTATTACATTATGAGGAGCATGTCAACTTAAAACCTACAGTTTTATCCTGGCATTTTGAATTTCACAGCTTTATTTCATTCCCTTATATGTTCGACTTTTTAATCTTATATCTTCATACTACTTTAATTGTCTAACAATGCTTTAGtatttttgaaatcttcgtttgcatgtaaactgagacaaaaggAGGTTTaagcagccgagagagagaaagaggaaaaattggttgctgttgttgctattttcgggattctgattggctaacatgggcttgagcttctcgttacactgcctcCTACAGGTTTGGtatgctcttgactgcattgacggcatatatacactgGTAcgttttctgaaaactgacagctgtgcacaatgttatttttgaaaatggagaggttgaaatgtccttttatgaaaatagccggccacgtgtaaagtagcactagtctcgctttgccagaccatccacatgcTGCGGAGCGGAggggggtctggctagtccacacagcatcccgggatgggagaaaaatgtgctctggtttattggcatttccttaaaacaatcacaatcatcatgggcggcgctaagctccgcatggAGCTGCTGAAAAATAGTTGtacgagagaaaactcagattggacagatagtctagctagctgtctggatttaccctgcagagatctgaggagcagttaaccatagtcctcacaaatcaaccggagtttaaaggtcccatgacatggtgctttttggatgcttttatatagaccttagtggtcccctaatactgtatctgaagtctcttttatatagaccttagtggtcccctaatactgtatctgaagtatcttttatatagaccttagtggtcccctaatactgtatctgaagtctcttttatatagaccttagtggtcccctaatactgtacctgaagtctcttttatatagaccgcatattaatgttaaaaaacctcataaagtgaaatttaaaactcaaagaaagcggaaggaaacggacattggataaaatacatgcatccggcagaatttcctgccgCACCGGAataatcccagaagtggaaagACAAGCACGTAGACTAGGCTGTACCGGACTCTCCCGGTGACCATGCTGCAACGCATAGTGCATAGTTTCATAACCTGTGAAAACGTCTCGTAGTCGCGTAAAATAGTAGATTAATTCCGTGTTTTGGTACAGTTGGTTTTAACACCTGATAGTAGCTTACCTACGCATGAAAACCACAGTTCCGAGCGCTTTATCAACATTGCCCTGACTCCCTGAAAAAGCTGCAGAAGTGCCGGCGTCCCGCTCTGTCTCTCGGCTGAGGCCCGTTCACGTAACAGCGGCAATTAAACTGTATCTCACACCATGATGGTTACATTTGCAATCACATGCGTACCGAACAGTAAGGGTGGTCaattacagtactgtatatcaaCATCGCTGACAATTTATTGATCAATAGAATGTATTTCAAAgtggaaaacattacatttcataattctttgtattcataacactattgtattattgtacaaattagCACAACAGTAACAGTAATAGCAGTTTTATGTAAGTCACTCCTAAATTTTTCAATTTAGGAGCAAAATGTCCTCCTTGGGGAAAAAAGTTACAGAACTTTATGTTTTTCTTGACATAAATAAAGAAGTTTTCACTATAAATGTGtgcctaaaaatgtatcagaatgcaggaaatgaagtctttgacgcttACAATTTCAAGGGGGAGGACCGCCAAGACACTCGCTTCATATGTTTCCttccaaaggcccattctgagtaCATTCCCGTATCTGGGATATTTTGGCTTTGCTTTAGTGCAGTGGAAGGAAGTGGCGACAGTGCATGGTTGAATCCACTGAGCACCACAGGGAGTAGAACTTGAGTTGGGGTTCTGCTCTCTTCACTGACCTCCTTTCTCTCTGTGCGGTGCTCCTGATAAGCTGCCACCAGCACCGTCTTGGTCCCGTTAACCGCCACAAGAGACAATTTTTGTCCCTGAGGAGCTGCATGAGGAAAAAAGTTAAATTGTGCTGAAGCGTCTTTTTCACAAAAGCTGCATGTttctctgcagcagcagcaaataCACAGAAAGATGAAGAAATGTTTAGGTTGGATAATCTCACAATAAAAGGATAATTTTTACCAAACCTGCGTCTTTATTTTGGGGGTTTGGCCTTTATTCCTATGACTATATTTCCCTAACCCTTAGGCATAACATAagtttttgagttgctatatTGTAAGAACATAcatttattcagaaaaaaatgactGTCAGTGTCACTTCTAGTCCCTTTGTCAAGTTTCTTTGTTTagtttgtttcatgttttctgttggttttccccatttcctgttttattttgaagtctgtcTTTTCTCCCTAGTCTTGACtgattttacttcctgtcttttggttttcccgcctttgtgattgtctgatgtctttcacctgttcaccagcccttgtgtcacctgcccCTTGTTATCCCTTGTttacttgtgtatttagtccctgtgctttctgtgtctgttgttggTGGATTGTCGTTTTGTCGGTGGGCCTTGTGGGTCTATTCCTGTGCGTAAGCTGGTTTTCTGTGTTCTTAgagttctgtgtttttgttctccTGGATTTTTACCCCTTCCTTCTGTGTTTCTGGATTTTCTCACCTACTGCTGCTTACACGTTTGTAAGTCTCTTTGTGTTCTTATGAAATTACTATTATTTCAAACTGCTGCACTCTCCTCGCcttcctgcatttgggtcctagCCTACAACCCTGACAgtcagtaaaaaaaattgtgcacGTTATACATAACCTAAATCAATAAATGAGAAGTTTACAAAAAAATTCGGATGAGATTAAATGGGAAAAATCTgcgtttttaagcccccaatacCAGCGCTGCCTAGAAGGAGACTGTTGGGCCTTCAAACACCATCTAGCGACAATGAATATGATTAGTCGACAATGATTATGAAACGTTCAGGAAATGGGAAGTTTGATAACAAACCGGAGCTGAGGGGAACAGGAAAGTTTTCTTTAGGTTAGATGTAATACAGACCTTTTACATTTCCCCAAAAAACACTAAGCAGCACTCCGCAACGGTTAGTTTACCTATTTGTGATGGTGGAGTCACTTTCAGCTGCAATGGCATCTTAGTGGTTTCCCGGTAGTACTGGGTTGAGGACTGGATGGTCCTGAAAGGCCTGCGGATCCACACACCACAAGGTcatataaaataatcaatttttGACTggatcaattttttttcttttttttttctgggcaaGAAGTTTTAAAATGAAGCTAGAGAACAATTTAagaggtaaaaaagaaggaggCTGATTACGAAGTCTATTGTTCTGCTTCCATAGTTTTTCCTCCATCGTTTTTCTCCATTTATAGAAACAAGACATTGTCCTCccaagaaaaaaatgacaagatGTTTACACCAAGTGACAAAGACCTCCAGTGTCTGTAGTAATTATGAATGTTGTCCACTGAtggcttctccgtgaaccatcaccttatcgtggtggagaggtttgtgtgtctctgtgaacctgagggctgtgttgtctggagctttgtgctcctggtacggtctcccaaggcaaagtggtctcaggtgaggggccagacaaagaatggttcaaaaaccccaatgaagaagcaaggtaatgatggagtgaccctgcccggaggaagcccggggcccccgtctggagccaggcccagacggcgggctcgtcggcgagcgcctggtggccgggtttgccacggagcccggccgggcacagcccgaacaagctacgtggctcccatctctccagcccatgggcccaccacctgtgggaggaaccgttggggtcgggtgcgatgccacatgggtggcagtgaaggtcaggggcctcgactgACCAGACCCGGGccgcagacgctggctctggggacgtggaacgtcacctctctgtgggggaaggagccggaactggtgcgggaggtggagcgcgctacggttagatctggtggggcttacctctcacgcacactctcggttctggaaccatgctcctggataggggttggactcttttcgtctcggagttgcccagggtgtgaggcgccgggcgggtgtggggatactcacaagccccggctggcgccgctgtgttggagtttacccggtggacgagagggtcgcctccccacgcctgcgggttgtgggggaaaactctgactgttgtttgtgcatatgcaccaaacaggagttcggagtattcggccttcttggagaccttgactggagtcctgcatggagctccagtgggggactccattgttctgctgggggacttcaacgcacacgtgggcaatgatggagacacctggaggcgtgattgggaggaacggcctccctgatctaaaccagagtggttgtttgttgttggacttctgtgctagtcatggattgtctataacgaacac
Encoded proteins:
- the LOC114553210 gene encoding uncharacterized protein LOC114553210; the protein is MGHNHLLPQMKKFKRLVYISPFISILFLILLLWFYRPFRTIQSSTQYYRETTKMPLQLKVTPPSQIAPQGQKLSLVAVNGTKTVLVAAYQEHRTERKEVRVIAVVLRSEKVAYRCILRCQEKRHNSSGVINIHKDHFDFAYGTADIMCPLPSGCETPSHIAVTSDAAFSKDTLIANTFLEVKNRKAPSDSFPYNFTVCISTMFDFTNVLQLVQSLEILKLLGVNRVVVYKTSSSPETQSILDYYTNKGFVEVIPWSLSKFVNVSRGWLPEHGPGDIHYLGQIPALSDCVYRYMYQSRYVALHDMDELILPQSVNSWSELLPLLENKYGADRCYMFENNVFPITVTLRPPTSQPLPPQDCCPGWHNVSGVNILAHLYHEPIISETHYSNFKIIVNPRAVFSPTVHGLRSSKNGCSWVDRDIARMYHTRAPRQTKLTPDQLIYDGRLLSYSARLIPNVNAVFKESFKKQ